A window of the Teredinibacter franksiae genome harbors these coding sequences:
- a CDS encoding haloacid dehalogenase type II: MSRNTVLFDVNETVLDIGTLKPIFKAVFGEESAAATWFSMLLHSTTVCALTHVKTRFATVAGIMLHTLAARRGILLSDDTQHEILNNFANLPPHKDIKPSLNKLRLAGYRTVAFSNSSTELMGKQIDNAGLTNNFDQLISVEDTGSFKPATEAYSFVAHHLRQPIQDLRLVATHDWDTHGALCAGMKAAYLDRSGAPYHACYRKPDIVAKNMNDIVAKIIAMNGESQETSD, translated from the coding sequence ATGTCGCGAAACACCGTGCTCTTTGACGTTAACGAAACCGTGCTTGATATTGGCACACTAAAGCCCATATTCAAGGCTGTATTTGGAGAAGAGTCAGCCGCAGCCACATGGTTTTCGATGTTGTTGCACTCAACGACCGTTTGCGCACTAACCCACGTAAAAACTCGCTTCGCAACTGTAGCCGGCATCATGTTGCACACCCTCGCGGCTCGCCGGGGTATTTTGCTTTCCGATGACACGCAACACGAAATTCTAAATAATTTCGCTAACTTACCGCCCCACAAGGATATTAAACCTTCTTTAAATAAACTTCGGTTGGCAGGTTACAGAACGGTGGCATTCTCGAACTCGTCAACTGAACTCATGGGCAAGCAGATCGATAACGCCGGGTTAACGAATAATTTCGATCAACTTATTTCGGTTGAAGATACCGGCAGTTTTAAACCAGCTACCGAGGCGTATTCGTTTGTTGCACACCACCTTCGCCAACCCATACAGGACTTACGCCTAGTGGCAACTCACGACTGGGATACCCATGGTGCTTTATGTGCGGGGATGAAGGCGGCCTATTTGGACCGGTCAGGCGCGCCCTATCATGCCTGTTACCGAAAACCAGACATTGTCGCAAAAAACATGAATGATATCGTTGCAAAAATTATTGCCATGAACGGCGAAAGCCAAGAAACCTCGGATTAG
- a CDS encoding outer membrane protein assembly factor BamB family protein, translating to MAQENDWWTFHGDLGRTGNIPGSKITAANVNTLKKTAALQLGGPILSTPAIAGGYVYVGTANSVTPQAGNSTDDGGYLHKIALSSGEITHTFFWPTDADEGDTHGFCGMGCTPAVVDGFVYFSAFNGCVYCLNADDLTQVWVVNLRNTDSAHNQPINNDNGESPKAEGWSSPLVVNGRIYVGIGEGENPNLYAFIFCLDSATGNVVWVYCTNQYEGSQPNPVNQLPRAVVPSGVPSGYTIFEGAPVTLGCSVWTAISYDEDLKRIYATTGNPTPIDNGLPAVGWSYGILSLDAITGEYRGFYQADAKSSYRPSDIDVDFGAAPVVFTRNGQKVVAAACKNGALFIVDADTMEPVVGYRQLLPYMNNGDQIPTVDPHGPDTATNPNPVISNEESNKHPAENFYGTYSTPAIHPGTQRIFVGVGGNNYHYVAPGIDYKTTPFMRALDWNTLDDAWELSNEDPKRYVKPSPPMYQTVAESGLSSPAVVNDVVFCSTSKIALYAFSVADGTPLWSTDIGDQTGGFNGGYGYCLGPAVSGDYVVVGSLIYGSDGGILQIFQLDGGK from the coding sequence ATGGCTCAAGAAAATGACTGGTGGACGTTTCACGGTGACTTAGGGCGTACCGGCAATATTCCAGGTTCGAAAATAACGGCAGCTAATGTGAATACGCTCAAAAAAACAGCGGCCCTACAGTTGGGCGGCCCCATATTATCAACCCCGGCTATTGCCGGTGGTTATGTGTATGTGGGTACCGCCAATAGTGTAACCCCGCAAGCAGGTAATAGTACCGATGATGGCGGTTATCTCCATAAAATAGCGCTAAGCAGTGGAGAGATTACCCATACTTTTTTTTGGCCAACCGATGCGGATGAAGGCGATACCCATGGCTTTTGCGGAATGGGTTGTACACCTGCAGTTGTCGATGGTTTTGTTTACTTCAGTGCCTTTAATGGCTGTGTATATTGTTTGAATGCCGACGATTTAACTCAGGTGTGGGTGGTGAACTTGCGTAATACCGACAGCGCACACAATCAACCTATTAATAACGATAATGGCGAATCTCCCAAAGCCGAAGGTTGGTCGTCACCGCTCGTAGTGAATGGGCGGATATATGTGGGGATAGGTGAGGGGGAAAATCCAAACCTGTATGCTTTTATTTTTTGCTTAGATAGTGCAACGGGAAATGTTGTTTGGGTTTATTGCACTAACCAGTATGAAGGCAGTCAGCCAAATCCGGTTAATCAATTGCCGCGCGCGGTAGTGCCGAGTGGAGTGCCCTCTGGCTACACAATTTTCGAGGGCGCACCTGTTACACTTGGGTGCTCCGTGTGGACAGCCATTTCTTACGATGAAGATTTAAAACGAATTTACGCCACTACCGGCAACCCCACACCTATCGATAATGGTTTGCCCGCAGTGGGTTGGTCTTACGGCATATTGTCGTTAGATGCTATTACTGGTGAGTACCGAGGTTTTTATCAGGCAGACGCCAAAAGTAGCTACCGCCCCTCCGATATTGATGTGGATTTTGGCGCGGCTCCGGTTGTGTTTACCCGCAACGGCCAAAAGGTGGTTGCGGCGGCCTGTAAAAATGGAGCACTGTTTATCGTAGATGCCGATACTATGGAGCCGGTCGTTGGTTATCGCCAATTATTGCCCTACATGAACAATGGCGATCAAATTCCAACGGTAGATCCTCACGGCCCCGATACGGCTACCAACCCCAATCCGGTAATTTCTAACGAAGAATCGAATAAGCATCCGGCAGAAAATTTTTATGGCACCTACTCAACACCAGCCATTCACCCGGGTACGCAAAGAATATTCGTTGGCGTAGGGGGCAATAATTACCACTACGTTGCGCCCGGCATCGACTACAAGACTACCCCCTTTATGCGTGCGCTCGATTGGAACACATTAGATGACGCGTGGGAACTCAGTAACGAAGACCCTAAACGCTACGTAAAACCCTCGCCCCCCATGTATCAAACTGTTGCGGAATCGGGTTTATCATCTCCTGCGGTTGTGAATGATGTGGTTTTTTGTTCCACTTCAAAAATTGCCTTATATGCGTTTAGTGTTGCGGATGGTACACCGTTGTGGTCTACCGATATTGGTGACCAAACCGGTGGCTTTAACGGCGGTTATGGTTACTGCCTAGGTCCGGCTGTATCAGGGGATTACGTGGTGGTCGGCAGCCTTATTTATGGCAGCGACGGTGGGATATTACAAATATTTCAGCTGGATGGAGGGAAATAA
- a CDS encoding ectoine synthase — protein sequence MIVRNLSDANQTKRRIVSPDGNWESTRLLLKEDQMGFSFHITTIYEGADFQMHYQNHLESVYCIAGEGEVETLADGKKYPINPGTVYILDKHDKHILRAHKEMTMACVFNPPLNGKETHNAEGAYALEAEGIAE from the coding sequence ATGATCGTTCGTAATTTATCCGATGCAAACCAAACTAAGCGAAGAATAGTGTCCCCTGATGGTAATTGGGAAAGCACGCGTTTGCTTCTTAAAGAAGATCAAATGGGCTTCTCTTTTCACATCACGACCATATACGAAGGCGCTGATTTTCAAATGCATTATCAGAACCATCTAGAGTCGGTGTACTGTATTGCTGGGGAAGGCGAAGTAGAAACATTGGCGGATGGGAAAAAATACCCCATTAATCCGGGGACAGTTTACATTTTGGATAAGCATGACAAGCACATCCTGCGTGCCCATAAAGAAATGACCATGGCTTGTGTTTTTAATCCGCCGCTTAACGGCAAAGAAACTCATAATGCAGAAGGCGCTTACGCGTTAGAGGCCGAGGGCATAGCGGAGTAA
- a CDS encoding MarR family winged helix-turn-helix transcriptional regulator, giving the protein MTSIEEVLVALRRVIRATDLHSKHLAKTTGLTAPQILLLQTIRDKGEVTIGELANEISLSQATVTTILDRLEKRELVYRVRSKEDKRKVHAYLTDQAAETLKEAPIPLQEHFTRQFGDLQQWEKTMIISSLQRIAQMMDAQHIDASPVLDIGILDRQTTAIDNPDAFPERLKGTPNN; this is encoded by the coding sequence TTGACTAGTATTGAAGAAGTTTTGGTTGCTCTGAGACGCGTTATTAGAGCCACTGACTTGCATTCCAAACACTTGGCTAAAACCACGGGGCTTACAGCACCTCAAATTCTGCTGCTACAAACCATTCGAGACAAAGGCGAAGTGACCATTGGCGAGCTTGCCAATGAAATTAGCCTAAGCCAAGCCACGGTTACCACCATACTCGACCGGCTGGAAAAGCGTGAACTCGTGTATCGAGTGCGGTCAAAAGAAGACAAACGAAAAGTGCACGCCTATCTTACCGACCAAGCAGCAGAGACACTAAAAGAAGCGCCCATTCCATTGCAGGAACATTTCACCCGTCAATTCGGCGATTTACAACAGTGGGAAAAAACTATGATAATTTCTTCACTGCAGCGCATAGCCCAAATGATGGATGCGCAACATATTGATGCGTCCCCCGTGCTAGATATCGGCATACTCGACCGCCAAACTACGGCCATCGACAATCCAGACGCATTTCCTGAGCGACTGAAGGGCACGCCTAACAATTGA
- a CDS encoding TonB-dependent receptor, with the protein MRFNSFLLAIFAFSLAQAEEPTQIAAQNTHMEELNVWGKAQDSASAGYTSPNSLLTQEDMQAINVATTEDLVKYEPSIVIRRRYIGDSNGTLGLRGSNMFATSRSMVFADGVPLHYLLQSRWNGAPRWTMVSASEIAQVEILYGPFSAEFSGNSMGGVVLIETAIPEKRELHIDLDYFNQSFSDYGFDDNVAGNKAFISVADKIGDTSLYLSYNRLRNSSQPQSYYYDNREPTDTAKPVQGAIAGKDIYGNEVLYFGDTGVEKVSADNIKFRLGHDFANWSGLLNIAFEDRNTSRNQANSYLTDSQGSPVWGGSVVQDDVGINIRNSRLSARDLDRQSLSLGLRIRGNLSEAVSVEGNISDFRILKDITYVSAVNPAASDFTGNGQATDFDDTGWQTFDVKLNAQLGEGVALVTGGRYERYRLHLSVFESDRWHSGENNGYSSRSGGEAEIGALFSQLNWDINAQWRAAIGLRYEDWRSHSGYYSDNDESTPEFDLVDVPSTEHSKFSPKFSLAYQPNESWLFRYSYGQAYRFPIVEELFSQYQAYNSVSEANPVLKPEDGKHHNLMLERSIEGGYLRVNVFQESIRDVIESQSTILPGGGTVRTFSAIDQVDTSGVEFIVNQHGFMRDALDIRFNLSYLDSTIVDNSTAEGENPAATIEGNDYPRMPHWRSNVMATYHLADDWSASANVQYASNSFGRPDNLDTENNVMGAQDGYTRIGVRTAYAVTKSLKWALGVDNITNEIAYVAHPWPGRTVYMSLSYQR; encoded by the coding sequence GTGAGATTCAACAGTTTTTTATTGGCTATCTTTGCTTTTAGTCTGGCTCAGGCGGAAGAGCCGACACAAATTGCCGCGCAAAATACTCACATGGAAGAGCTGAATGTTTGGGGTAAGGCGCAAGATTCCGCTAGCGCGGGCTATACAAGTCCCAACTCTCTGCTGACACAGGAGGACATGCAGGCGATTAACGTGGCCACCACCGAAGACCTGGTGAAATACGAGCCCAGTATTGTGATTCGCCGGCGTTATATCGGTGATTCAAATGGTACTTTGGGTTTGCGTGGCTCAAATATGTTCGCCACTTCTCGCTCAATGGTATTCGCTGACGGCGTACCGCTGCACTATTTATTGCAGTCACGCTGGAACGGTGCGCCGCGCTGGACGATGGTCAGTGCTAGCGAAATTGCCCAAGTAGAAATTCTGTACGGGCCTTTTTCGGCCGAATTCAGCGGTAACTCAATGGGTGGGGTGGTGCTGATCGAAACCGCTATACCCGAAAAAAGAGAATTGCACATCGATCTCGACTACTTCAATCAGAGCTTTTCGGACTACGGCTTTGACGATAACGTTGCTGGAAATAAGGCATTTATTTCTGTTGCTGACAAAATAGGTGATACCAGTCTTTATCTCTCGTACAACCGTTTGCGAAACAGCAGCCAGCCCCAGAGTTACTACTACGATAATCGCGAACCAACAGATACCGCTAAGCCTGTTCAAGGCGCTATAGCGGGCAAAGATATTTACGGCAACGAAGTGCTCTACTTTGGTGATACAGGGGTGGAAAAAGTCAGTGCCGATAATATTAAATTTAGACTCGGTCACGACTTTGCCAACTGGAGTGGCTTGCTGAATATTGCTTTTGAGGACCGGAATACTTCGCGTAATCAAGCTAATAGCTATTTAACAGATAGCCAAGGCAGCCCCGTTTGGGGTGGCAGCGTGGTGCAAGATGATGTGGGTATAAATATTCGCAACAGTCGTTTGAGCGCAAGGGACCTAGATCGCCAGAGCCTCTCACTCGGGTTGCGCATAAGGGGTAATCTTAGCGAAGCGGTGAGTGTTGAAGGTAATATCAGTGATTTTCGTATACTTAAAGATATTACTTACGTAAGTGCAGTCAACCCGGCGGCAAGTGATTTTACGGGTAATGGTCAAGCCACCGATTTTGATGACACCGGTTGGCAAACCTTTGACGTAAAGTTGAATGCGCAGCTTGGGGAGGGGGTAGCGCTAGTTACGGGCGGGCGATACGAGCGCTATCGTTTACATCTGTCGGTATTTGAATCCGATCGGTGGCACAGTGGTGAGAATAACGGCTATAGCAGCCGCAGTGGTGGCGAAGCAGAAATTGGTGCGCTGTTCAGTCAGCTGAATTGGGATATCAATGCCCAGTGGCGTGCGGCCATAGGTTTGCGTTACGAAGATTGGCGCAGTCATAGCGGTTACTACAGCGATAATGATGAAAGCACTCCAGAGTTCGATTTGGTTGATGTGCCCAGTACCGAGCACAGTAAATTCTCACCCAAGTTCAGTTTGGCCTATCAGCCTAATGAAAGCTGGTTGTTCCGTTATTCCTATGGCCAGGCTTACCGTTTCCCTATCGTGGAGGAGCTATTCAGCCAATACCAGGCCTATAATTCTGTCAGCGAGGCCAACCCGGTACTAAAGCCTGAAGACGGTAAACACCACAATCTGATGTTAGAGCGCAGCATCGAAGGCGGCTACCTGCGGGTAAATGTGTTTCAGGAGAGTATTCGTGATGTGATTGAATCGCAGTCTACGATTTTGCCCGGTGGCGGGACGGTTCGAACCTTCTCTGCCATTGATCAAGTGGATACTAGCGGTGTTGAATTTATTGTTAATCAGCATGGCTTTATGCGCGACGCACTTGATATACGCTTTAATCTCAGCTACCTCGATTCTACCATTGTCGATAACAGCACCGCCGAAGGCGAAAATCCGGCAGCAACTATTGAGGGAAATGACTATCCGCGTATGCCCCACTGGCGTAGCAATGTAATGGCCACTTATCATCTAGCAGACGATTGGAGTGCAAGTGCGAATGTGCAGTATGCATCAAACAGTTTTGGTCGGCCCGACAACCTGGATACCGAAAATAATGTAATGGGCGCACAGGATGGCTATACACGCATCGGTGTGCGCACTGCATATGCGGTAACAAAGAGCCTTAAATGGGCATTGGGTGTTGACAACATAACTAACGAAATTGCTTATGTTGCGCACCCTTGGCCTGGGCGAACGGTGTATATGAGTTTGAGTTATCAGCGATGA
- a CDS encoding PQQ-dependent sugar dehydrogenase, with translation MSVNNEILARSAGLPGSAQLVVVSDLNIPTSIVFDSSGRLYVAESGLAFGSAPTGGRVFQILENGTRRCIVENLRPPVNGLSVYENDLYISEGGNPGRISVVDINTLQRETVIDNLPGGGNYHTNMAIMGDDGWLYFGQGALTNSGVVGPDSAMMPWLKEVRHPCDIPGCDISLSGWNGRSENEEVSTGAFQEYGIEGRAGQTIKGALPCTAAIMRCRPDGSALELVAWGLRNPYGISFNRQGDLIAIDIGINDRGSRPIGNVPDCLYQVKQKQWYGWPDFAAGIPVTAKDYKPQRGPLAGQTPSFLLGNHEQLGAPAKPLHTFVKHAAPTKFCFEPNANRIVLAMFGDKLPVTGPPGPRAGRCVGRLDMATGKKEILLGHTFSRPIDVCFGPDNSLYVLDFGHYEMRSPAELDTTAGSGVLYKIEAPVFGDQAEELF, from the coding sequence ATGTCAGTAAACAATGAGATCCTTGCGCGGTCTGCCGGGCTGCCCGGTTCGGCGCAGTTGGTCGTGGTAAGCGACTTAAATATTCCAACAAGCATTGTATTTGATTCCAGCGGTAGGCTTTATGTAGCAGAGAGCGGCTTAGCTTTTGGCTCTGCTCCCACTGGAGGTCGAGTATTTCAGATATTAGAAAATGGTACACGCCGCTGTATTGTTGAAAACCTACGCCCACCGGTGAACGGGCTTTCCGTATACGAAAATGACCTGTATATATCGGAAGGTGGTAACCCAGGCCGAATCTCTGTCGTAGATATAAATACTCTTCAGCGTGAAACTGTAATTGATAACCTGCCCGGTGGTGGAAATTACCACACCAATATGGCGATTATGGGCGATGATGGTTGGCTCTACTTTGGTCAGGGAGCTTTAACCAACAGTGGTGTCGTTGGGCCCGATAGCGCAATGATGCCGTGGCTAAAAGAAGTGCGCCATCCTTGTGATATACCCGGTTGTGACATTTCGCTTAGTGGTTGGAATGGCCGCTCCGAAAATGAAGAGGTGAGCACTGGCGCGTTCCAGGAATACGGTATTGAAGGTAGGGCAGGGCAGACCATTAAAGGTGCGTTACCCTGCACCGCCGCAATTATGCGTTGCCGGCCAGATGGTTCGGCGTTAGAGCTGGTCGCTTGGGGTTTACGCAATCCGTATGGGATAAGTTTTAATCGCCAGGGCGATCTTATTGCGATAGATATTGGCATTAATGACCGTGGAAGCCGGCCCATTGGGAATGTGCCAGATTGTCTTTATCAGGTAAAACAAAAGCAGTGGTATGGCTGGCCAGACTTTGCGGCGGGCATACCGGTAACAGCGAAAGACTATAAGCCTCAGCGCGGACCACTTGCGGGGCAAACGCCCAGTTTTTTACTGGGTAACCACGAACAATTAGGTGCGCCCGCAAAACCCCTGCATACATTTGTAAAGCACGCTGCACCAACCAAATTCTGTTTTGAACCGAACGCTAATCGCATTGTGTTGGCGATGTTTGGCGATAAACTTCCTGTAACGGGGCCGCCTGGCCCGCGTGCTGGTCGATGTGTGGGGCGGTTAGATATGGCAACCGGCAAAAAAGAAATATTGCTCGGTCATACGTTTAGTCGGCCCATCGATGTGTGCTTTGGGCCAGATAACAGCTTGTATGTTTTAGATTTCGGTCACTACGAAATGCGCTCTCCCGCAGAGCTAGATACAACGGCTGGAAGCGGTGTGTTGTATAAAATTGAAGCGCCAGTATTTGGTGATCAAGCAGAAGAGTTATTTTAG
- the ectB gene encoding diaminobutyrate--2-oxoglutarate transaminase — MKIFDEIESEVQSYARAFPRVFNRAQGEFMWDEDGQQYLDFLAGAGTLNYGHNNPLFKQALIKYIENDGITHGLDLHTKAKGEFLQAFNDNILKPRSMEYVVQFTGPTGTNAVEAAMKIARNVTGQQNIVTFTNGFHGVSLGSLAATGNSHHRDAAGVSLTGTHRMPYDGYLGDSIDTTEYLDKVLSDSSSGINSPAAVIVETVQGEGGINVASIEWLQNLQTVCRKHKILLIVDDIQAGCGRTGDYFSFEEAGIEPDIITLSKSLGGYGLPFAVVLMKPELDQWKPGEHNGTFRGNNLAFVTAKAAIEQYWANDSFSEEVKRKGRYVSERLEAIVGKYGEGNFTAKGRGMFQGINCVNGEIAGQITRSAFKKGLIIETSGADDHVVKFLCPLVVTDENLKKGIDIVEEAIRMVCAKEDIPEECVYFEAS, encoded by the coding sequence ATGAAAATTTTTGATGAAATCGAATCGGAAGTGCAAAGCTATGCCCGCGCATTCCCGCGTGTTTTTAATCGTGCTCAAGGTGAGTTTATGTGGGATGAAGACGGGCAGCAGTATTTAGACTTTCTTGCCGGTGCGGGAACCTTAAATTACGGCCATAACAACCCGTTATTTAAGCAGGCGTTAATAAAATATATTGAAAACGATGGTATTACTCACGGTTTAGATCTGCACACCAAGGCTAAGGGCGAGTTCTTACAGGCCTTTAACGACAATATCCTCAAGCCTCGTAGCATGGAATATGTTGTACAGTTTACCGGGCCAACCGGAACCAACGCTGTTGAAGCGGCCATGAAAATTGCACGCAACGTCACCGGGCAGCAGAACATTGTTACCTTCACCAATGGTTTTCATGGGGTCAGTCTCGGTTCTCTGGCGGCAACAGGGAACTCTCACCACAGGGATGCCGCTGGCGTTAGCTTAACCGGTACCCACCGTATGCCATACGACGGGTATTTGGGCGACAGTATCGACACCACGGAATACCTCGACAAAGTACTTTCCGATTCAAGTAGTGGCATTAATTCCCCTGCGGCCGTCATTGTGGAAACCGTGCAAGGCGAAGGCGGTATTAATGTGGCCAGCATCGAATGGCTGCAAAACCTTCAGACGGTATGCCGAAAGCATAAAATCCTATTGATTGTTGATGATATTCAGGCCGGCTGCGGTCGTACGGGAGACTATTTCAGTTTTGAAGAAGCGGGTATCGAACCCGATATCATAACCTTGTCTAAATCACTTGGTGGCTACGGTTTACCCTTTGCCGTGGTGCTAATGAAGCCAGAGTTGGACCAATGGAAGCCCGGCGAGCACAACGGTACTTTTCGGGGTAACAACCTCGCCTTTGTTACGGCAAAAGCGGCAATCGAACAATATTGGGCGAACGATTCCTTTTCGGAGGAGGTTAAGCGCAAAGGGCGCTATGTTTCCGAGCGCCTTGAAGCCATTGTTGGTAAGTATGGCGAAGGTAACTTCACCGCTAAGGGGCGCGGCATGTTTCAAGGTATTAATTGCGTTAACGGAGAAATAGCTGGGCAAATTACCCGTAGCGCGTTTAAGAAAGGTTTGATTATAGAAACCAGCGGCGCCGATGATCACGTGGTTAAATTTTTGTGTCCTTTAGTGGTTACCGATGAAAACCTGAAAAAAGGTATTGATATCGTCGAGGAAGCTATTCGAATGGTGTGTGCCAAAGAAGATATTCCTGAAGAGTGTGTCTATTTCGAAGCCAGCTAG
- a CDS encoding PepSY-associated TM helix domain-containing protein has translation MNTNVKSLYRTLWRWHFYAGLYCIPFIILLSLTGMAYLFKPYYEHWQEQSLHGREILAERASPNEQIDAAIAVVGGGRFVSYRLPSADHEAVMIRIENGEHWLVYIDPYTLELLEIRRQNSGLMALVKKIHGELLAGKVGSILVELAACWAILLVVSGLYLWWPRERRLRGVLWPRFGSGKRLFWRDLHAVTGFWISAFVLFLLVSGLPWTSVWGGVFKDLRKLADAPPQQQSWQTGSGPSWQSPPVENYALNEAILSTVKNQKLASPVFLSVANEQSQLWKASSQTQNRPLRADLWVEASGHLSKRKSFSEKALLDRIVGVGIAAHEGQLFGVANLILGLLTGTGLIVLCVSGSVLWWRRRPRGELGAPPVLSGSKRLGLWVILFTLALLLPVLAASLIALLILEWGLLRRIEASRRWLGLV, from the coding sequence ATGAATACCAACGTAAAATCATTGTATCGAACACTTTGGCGTTGGCATTTTTACGCCGGTCTCTACTGTATTCCATTTATTATTTTGTTGTCGCTAACGGGCATGGCCTACCTGTTCAAGCCCTATTATGAACACTGGCAAGAGCAGTCGCTGCACGGCCGTGAAATACTCGCTGAGCGCGCGTCACCAAATGAACAGATCGACGCGGCAATTGCGGTTGTCGGTGGTGGCCGATTTGTGAGTTATCGTTTACCGAGTGCTGACCACGAAGCGGTAATGATACGTATTGAAAACGGTGAGCACTGGTTGGTGTATATCGACCCTTACACGCTAGAACTTCTCGAAATACGTAGACAGAATTCGGGGCTGATGGCGTTGGTAAAAAAAATACACGGTGAACTTCTTGCTGGCAAGGTTGGCTCTATTCTTGTTGAGCTGGCAGCTTGCTGGGCTATTCTGCTGGTGGTCAGTGGGCTCTACCTTTGGTGGCCTCGCGAGCGGCGATTACGCGGGGTGCTATGGCCGCGCTTTGGTTCGGGAAAACGCTTGTTTTGGCGAGATTTACACGCAGTAACAGGTTTTTGGATTTCTGCATTCGTATTGTTTTTATTGGTTAGTGGTTTACCTTGGACCTCGGTATGGGGAGGTGTTTTTAAAGACCTACGTAAACTAGCTGACGCGCCGCCACAACAACAAAGCTGGCAAACCGGCTCCGGCCCTTCGTGGCAGAGCCCGCCTGTGGAAAATTACGCGCTTAACGAAGCAATATTGTCTACCGTTAAAAACCAGAAGCTTGCTAGCCCCGTTTTTTTAAGTGTGGCAAATGAACAAAGCCAGTTGTGGAAAGCCAGTTCACAAACCCAAAATCGCCCGTTACGAGCAGACCTTTGGGTAGAGGCCAGTGGCCACTTGAGTAAGCGTAAAAGTTTTAGCGAAAAAGCACTGCTAGACCGTATTGTAGGTGTTGGTATTGCCGCACACGAAGGCCAGTTGTTTGGGGTTGCGAATCTTATTTTAGGTTTGCTTACCGGTACGGGTTTAATCGTATTGTGTGTGAGTGGCAGCGTTCTTTGGTGGCGTCGTCGCCCTCGCGGAGAGCTTGGTGCTCCGCCTGTGCTCTCGGGTTCTAAACGTCTTGGGCTTTGGGTTATTTTATTTACTCTCGCATTGCTACTGCCAGTATTGGCTGCTTCACTTATAGCATTACTTATATTGGAATGGGGGCTGCTGCGAAGAATAGAAGCCAGCCGACGCTGGCTGGGTTTGGTGTGA
- the ectA gene encoding diaminobutyrate acetyltransferase, with protein sequence MPSSQNIDLRVPVLEDGIAVFRLIQRCPPLDTNSSYCNFLQCGHFFNTSVAAHLDGNLVGFTSGYIVPERLDTLFIWQVAIDQPARGLGLSSQMLKHILHRPECGGISFIETTITQDNKPSWGLFKSLAKKLGANIQSATWLDKQVHFDNQHDSELLVRIGPFNLAQTRDLP encoded by the coding sequence TTGCCTTCTTCTCAAAATATTGACCTTAGAGTACCGGTACTCGAGGACGGTATCGCCGTATTCCGGTTGATTCAGCGTTGCCCACCGCTCGATACCAACTCCAGTTATTGTAATTTTCTTCAGTGCGGGCATTTTTTTAACACGTCTGTTGCGGCGCACCTAGACGGGAACCTAGTAGGGTTCACATCGGGGTACATAGTGCCAGAGCGTCTAGATACCCTGTTTATCTGGCAAGTAGCCATAGACCAGCCCGCGCGCGGGCTCGGGCTTTCCTCTCAGATGTTAAAGCACATACTGCATCGCCCTGAGTGTGGCGGTATTAGCTTTATAGAAACAACCATTACACAAGACAACAAGCCCTCCTGGGGCCTGTTTAAAAGCCTGGCGAAAAAGTTGGGTGCAAATATTCAGTCCGCAACATGGCTGGACAAACAAGTACATTTTGACAACCAGCATGACTCAGAATTGTTGGTTCGTATTGGCCCTTTTAATCTCGCTCAAACAAGAGACTTACCATGA